A region of the Myxococcus stipitatus DSM 14675 genome:
ACGCGCAGCGAGGCGCCATGTCCGAGGACGACATCCGTCGCCGCATCGAGCGCGCGCTGAAGCAGCAGTAACGGGCGTTGCTGTCGAGCACGTGACGCCGTGCTCGGAGCGCCGCTGCGCCGCGCCACCCACCCATTCGTGATGCATGGGTGGCCGCGGACTTGATGACCCCTTCAGCTCTGTGCGACCTGCCCGCCAGTTACTTCCCGGGTGCGCCCGGTGCTGCCTTGCCGTCGGAGGCGGGCGGCTTTGGGGTGGGTGCCGCGCCTGATGAGGAGGCTGGAGCCTGCTTCGGCGCGGGTGGCGTGCGGGTCGTGGCGGGCTTGGATGCCGGCGCCGGCGCCGCCGACGAGGCGGGAGCTGGCTTCGACGCGGTGGCAGCTCCCGATGACGGCGCGGGTGCCGAGCTGGTCGTGGCGGGCTTCGACGCAGGTGCGGTTCCCGATGACGGAGCCGACTTCGACGCTGGCGGGGTCCCCGACGCGGGGGCCGCCGTGCTCGTGGAGGGCTTTGAGTCGGCAGCTGAACTGGATGCCGCTGGAGCCGTCGTGTTCGTGGGCGGCTTCGGTGTCGCCGCGGAATCCGGCGACAGGGCTGGGGTGCCCGTAGAAGGCGGCTTCGCGGCGGGCGCGGGGCTCTGAGCCGTGGAGGGCTTCGGTGCAGGCGCGGGACTCGGTGCGGCCGGAGGTGTCGTGCCCGTGGACGGCTTCGTCGCGGGAGGCTGCTGTCCCGCCGGGACGACAGTCTCCTTGCCCTCGGTCTCCACCTCGGAGCGCACGAGCTTGAAGTCGACGCGGCGGTTCTTCGCGCGACCGAGCGCCGTGTCGTTCGTGGCGATGGGCCGGTCGAAGCCGAAGCCCGCGGAGCTCAAGCGCTTGCGCTCGATGCTCTTCGACACCAGGTAGTCGAGCACGGAGCGGGCGCGCCGGTCCGACAGGCCCATGTTGAGCTGCCGCGAGCCGCGGTTGTCCGTATGGCCTTCGATGAGCACCGGGCCCAGCGTGGGGTTCTTCCGCAGCACCGTGGCCACCTCGTCGAGCAGCGGATACGAGCGCTTCTGGATGACGGCCGAGCCCGTCTCGAAGAGCACGTTGCCCTTGATGCGGATGCGGTCCGACTCGACGAACACGTACGGCGGCGAGTCGAACGGGCAGCCGTTGTTCTCCGGCGGGCCGAACTGGTCGGGGCAGTCGTCCTCGTTGTCGGGCACCTCGTCGCCGTCGGTGTCCGGGCAGCCGTCGTAGTCCTTCGGACCGGGCTTCTCCGGGCACTTGTCGAACTCGTCGGTGATGCCGTCGCCGTCGGTGTCCACCTCGGGGCAGCCCTTGCGCTCCTTGGGCCCCTTCACGTCGGGGCAGCTGTCCTCGCCGTCGACCACGCCGTCGTCGTCGTTGTCCGGGTCGGGGCAGCCGTCGCCGTCCATGAACCCGTCCTTGTCCTCGGCCTCGTTGGGGCAGCGGTCGCGGTGGTCGGGGACGTTGTCGCCATCCGAGTCGGCGAAGCTCTCGTCGTAGCGCAGGCCGAACATGACGCGCAGGGCCTCGCGCCCGTAGCCACTGGACAGGTTGATGCCGCGGCCCACGTTCAGCTCGAGCCCCCAGTTGCCCCAGATTTTCGCGCGAGCACCCACGAGGGCTTCCCACGGCGTCTTGAGCGAGTCGGCCTGGTCGAAGTTGAACGGGCGCACCAGCGGCGTGCCCAGGTGCATCTCGGCCGTGGCCTGGACGTCGGTGAACCGGCCCATGTTGGGCAGCTCCGCGATGGCACCGCCTCCGAGCGTCAGCTCATCCCCCACGCGCAGGTTGAGGTACTGCGCATCCTTGCGCAGCCGCATGCCCACGTTGCCGATGACGCGGATGGGAACAGCCAGGGACCCGAAGCGGTGCTCCACCGCGAGGCGCGGGGCGAAGAGCACGCCTCTCTCTCCGGTGAAGCTGTCCGCGCTGCCGGTGGGCAGGCGGACCTCGGGCACGAGCGACACGCCCACGGGGAACTGCTCCCGGTCCAGGAGGTGGAGCCGAGGCACCACGCGCATGTCGCCGAGCGTGGTGCGGCTCACGCCTGCGGCCCCCGGGAAGTTGGGGGCATTGAGCGCATCGCGCAGCAGGTGGAAGTTGTCGCCCTGGAGGACCGTGATGGGCAGGTCCACGCCCAGCTCCACGCGCTCATGGAGCTGGTAGGCGAAGAGCAGGTGCGCGTCGAGCCGGTAGGGCAGCAGGTCGCCCAGCTTCTCGTCTCCAAGCTTGAGCGCGAGGATGCGCCAGTTGAAGTCGAAGAGCAGGGCGCCGCGGAAACTTCCCACGGGCTCGCCGCTGCTGGTTCCCTCCAGCGCGATACCGCTGTTCTGCGCGGGAGTGGGCTTGACGGGGACTGCGTCAAAGCCGCGAGAGAAGGGGTCTGGCTCCGCGCTTGCCGCCGCCGAGGCCATCATCAGGCCGAGCACGACAAGTCGAATGATGGAGCCGCTCAGGGGCCGCCACCGTGGAAGATGGCCGGAGCTGGTTCCTCGCATGACGCCAGCTCATAGCATTCGCTCCCAGGAGGCGGAAACAAATGACCCACCCCCTGGGTCGAAATACAGCACCGCGCTACTTCTCCATGAAGGACTGCGCGGGAGTGATGGTGACGGCGTCCGCGCGGACCGGGAGCGGGAGTCCAATGATGGACTTGTCGACATCCAGCAGGGCCTGGGACTTGTCCGACGCGTAGGTCATGGGCGAGGGCTGCCCCGAGCGCAGCGAGTTGGCGAGTGCCTCCGCGTCCTGCGTGACGAACGCGAAGTTGAGCGCGGACGGGTGGAGGCGCCGGCGCAGCACGTCCTGCACGGACTGCGGCGTCATCTTCGTGAGGGCCTGGCGGTACTGCTCCAGGTAGTCCGGCGTCCCGTAGAAGAGCGAGTCGATGGCGTAGCCCAGCCGCCGAGGGTCCGTCTGTTCCCACAGGCGCGAGTAGCCCTGGAGGAAGCCGCGCATCAGGTCGAAGCGCTCCTGGGCAATGGGCTCCTTCACGAGCTGGTCCAGGAAGTACAGCGCGCCGCGCGTGGCGAACATGGCGTGGGACGGGTCCACCGGGCGAATCCACACGGTGAGGTCCTGCTGCGTGCGCGCGATGTTGGTGCGGTTGTACGTGGTGCCGGGGGCCTCGATGAAGTGCTCGGCGTAGGCGTAGTCGCCGTAGTTGAGGCCGCGCTTCTCACGCAGCTCGTTGAAGAGCAGGCCGATGGACTGGCGGTGCTCGCCCAGGTGCGTGAGCGCGAAGGCGAGGGGGAAGAAGTCCGGGTCGCCTCGGCGCACGGGGTTGACGTAGCCCATGCTGACGGCGGTGGAGAGCGTCTGCTTCTGGATGATGACGGCGCGGCCCGAGGTCGCGGTGACGGTGGGCAGCGTCACGCGAGGCGCCCCCGTGGCGGGCAGCGTGCCCAGGCGCGAGAGCAGCGACTGCTTCAACGCGTCGTCCACGGCGCCCGCGAGTCCCACGACGAGCCGGTCCTGCGTGAAGACGCGCTGGGCGTGGGCCTTCACGTCGTCCAGGGTGATGGACTTGAGGCCCTGCACGGTGCCGCCGATGAAGTGCGCGTAGGGGTGGCCCTCGTAGATGAGCGCGTCGAGGGCGGCCTTGCCGAGCCCCTCGTCATTGGCGCTGCGCAGGCCGTTCTCCACGGTGCTGATGGCGTTGGTGCGCAGGCGCTCCAGCTCGGCCGCATCCATGCGTGGCGCGAGCAGCACGTCGGCGAGGATGTCGAGGTAGCGCGGCAGGAAGTCGCGGTGGACGCGGCCGGAGAAGGTGGTGAACTCCTTGTCGACGGAGGTGTCCAGCTCGGCGGCCATGGGGAAGAGCGCGTCGAGCAGCTGCGCGGAGGTGAGCTTCTGGGTTCCTCCCTCGGCCATCAGCGTGGCGGTGAGCGCGGTGAGGCCCTCCTTGCCCTTGGGGTCGTCGATGGAGCCCGAGTGGAAGACGAGCCGGAAGGTGACGATGGGCGTGTCCGGACGGGCGAGGACCACGAGCTCCATCGGCTTGGGCTGCCGGAGCGGAATGGCTGGGACTTCCGAGGGGGCCTTGGGAGGTGCCTCGGCGGGAGGCGTGGCGGTGGCCTCTTGCGCGGGAGGCGGCGTGGGCTCGGGCGCGGGCTTCTGTTGGGAGGCGCAGCCGACGAGGGAGAGCAGCGCGGTGAGGGACACGAGGGTCTGGGTCTTCATCACTTCGTCCCTCCGGCGGTGTCGACCTTGGGGGTGAGGCTGAGCTGGGTGAGCTTGGAGGCTTGGAGGTAGCGCTTGGTGAACTCGGAGAGCTGCGCGGGCGTCACCTTGGCGAGGTGGCCGAGGTGTCGCTGGAGTCCATCCGGCGTGCCGAGGATTCCGGCGTACCAGCCGAGCTGGATGCCCACGTCGCGCGGCGTCTGGAGGGCCATGAGGGCGCCGTAGCGGGCGTTGTCCTGGATGGCCTTGACGCGGGCGGCGTCGACCTTGCCCGCGGCGACCTTGCTGACCTCGCGGAGGAGGGCCAGGCGGACACGGTCGCGGTGGCGCTCGTCCTTGAGCGTGGCGGTGAGGGTGAACAGGTGCGGGTCGCGGTGGTCGACGTAGTCGCTGCCGATGGACTCGACGAGCTGCTGCTCGAGGACCAGCTGCTTGTAGGCGGGGCTGGTGGGGCCGACGAGGTAGGCGACGAGCACCGTCTGGATGGCGGCGTTGTTGGTGTTGGCGGACGCGGCGGGCGTGTGCCACGCGAGCACCTGTCGGGGCTGCGTGGGCTGGGGCCAGTCGACGTGGGCGCTGCGGGGCTGCGTCTGGGGGGGCTCGGTGGGGACGGTGATGGTGGACGTCTTGCGGTCCCACGGGCCGTAGTGCTCGCGGACGAGCTTCATCACCTGGTCGTCGTCGAAGTCACCGACGATGAAGAGCAGGGTGTTGTCGGGGGTGTACCAGCGCTGGAAGAAGTCGCGGCTGTACTGGTAGGCCTCCGGCATGGCCTTGATGTCCTCGTAGAAGCCGAGGGTGGTGTGGCGGTAGGTGTGCTTCGTGAAGGCCGCGGCGTTGAGCGTCTCCTCCATCTTGAGGAAGGGGGCCGCGGCGCTCTTGTGGTACTCGCCGAGGACGGCGAGGGCCTCGGTGCGGAAAGAGGGCTCGGCGTACTCGAGGTTGCGGAAGCGGTCGGCCTCGATGTCGATGAGCTGGGGGAGTCCGGCGGTGGGGCCGTAGGAGTAGTAGAGGGTGATGTCGTCGGTGGTGAAGGCGTTGTCGTCGAACCCGAAGGTGCCGAGGATGCGCTCGCGCTCGCCTTCCGGGTGGCGCGGGGTGCCCTTGAACATCATGTGTTCGAAGAAGTGGGCGAAGCCCGTCTTGCCGGCCTCCACTTCATTGCGCGAGCCGACGCGGACGACGGTGACGTAGGAGACGATGCCCTGGGAGGGGTAGGGCACCCGGACGACGGTGAGGCCGTTGGGGAGCTTGTCCGTCTTGAGGGTGTAGGGGAAGGCCTGGGTGGGGGAGCTCGTGGATTGGGCGAGCGCGGGGAGCGCGGTGCCCAGCAGGAGCAGGAGGAGTGGGAGCAGTCGTCTCATTCGGTGTCCTCGAGGCCTCGGGGCGTGGGGCCCGAGCGAGGGGAGGACCCTACGCCGGAGTGGCGGGAGGGGAAGCGACTTCCAGGCCGAGTGTCAGCCTCCGTGCGAGAAGGTGCGGGGGTGGACGCTCAGGAGGATTGACGAGGCGTCCTCAGCGGTTAATGTGAGGAGAACGCGGTCGAAGCGGTGGCCGCGAGTGGAGCAAGCAGTCAACAACCGGGGGCGACCTGGTTTCGACGGGGGCAAGGAAGTTCGAGACGCGTGCCGAGCTTGTCAGGTAGCTCGTAAATCCCACCCGGCAAAGACACAAAAGCCAACGACAACGTTGAGCTCGCGCTGGCTGCCTAAAAACAGCTCTTAGTGCGCGGTCCCCCAGCTCTCGGCCCGTGGGGTTGGGATCGACCGTCATAATGCGGGCTGGCCGCCAAGGGTGCCTGGACCCGAGGTGGCGAGACCTATCCAGGACCGGCTCTAGGAATCCCGTCCGTGGGAGTCTTGGGGACGTAGCAAATCGCGGACTACGCACGTAGGGTCGAAGGACGGAAGGCTTTCGGACGCGGGTTCGATTCCCGCCGCCTCCACAGTGAGAAGCCCAGCAGCCGCGAGGTTGCTGGGCTTTTTGTTTGGGCGCATGGACGGCCCTTGGGGTGCCCCTCTGCTGGAGGAACCCATGTCCTCCCCCGGAACCAGCGACATGAGCCGCGGCGGGCAGACGCAGGCGCGTTGTGCCTGCTTGTGCTGTGGAGTCCCTTCCTCCGTCAACGCTGTGGGATGGGGGAGATACGGTCTCCATTGCTGTTGCTTTAGCGGGGGCACAGCAGCCAGGACGTGTTCAACAGTCAGAAACGACGCCACTCATGGTTTGGCTACCATGCCGAGCGAGGCGAGCGAATGGTCCCAAAGCGCAGTCAGGCCATATCGCCAACATGTTTGGGGAGCCGGGATGGCAAAGAGGGGCGCAATGTCCTTCAAACTCAATGATGGCTGCTCTCTCCCAATGGCACTTTGCACTGAATTGTGACTCCTTGAGTCAAGGGGGCATCGGGGATGCCCGCGAGCCCAGGAGGCTCTTCTTTTGCTGGCTATTTCGCAAACTCCTCTTGGAGTCTGCATTGGGATTGGCGTACGATTATCGTCTCTATGACGAGACAGGAAGATTGTATGGGGCGACATCCGCTCGCGCGGTTGAGGTATTTCTTGATGGGGCGATGGGCTCTTTGGCTCGTCTTGTTCGCGGGATATCCCGTCACTGCAACAGCACAGTATAGCTGCAATATGAGCGATGGGTGCTACTTTGCGTGCTCGCCCCCTGTTTCGGGTCGGCCCAATGGCGCGATTCACATGTGCAGCTGTAGTGGCGCCCCAATCATCGGGCCACCCAATGGCTCTCACATGGGGTCGGCATGCTATGACCTGGGCTCACAGTGTGCACCGTGGGAGTCGTACCCCATGTCGACTGTGAACTGTCAGCAGTCGTGGTCGTGCCAGCCAGGCCAGGCCTGTACGACAAGTAGTGGTTGTTCCGGAACCTGTGTGTATTCCGATCCGTCGGAGAACTACAGTGGCGCTCCGGTCGGATGTGTTCCGGCCGCTGGAAGCCAAGTCTGTGGCAGCGCGTGTTGCGATCCAGAGAGTATTTGCTCCGCGGGCGAGTGCAAGCCTCGATGCGGCAATTCGCCCTATTCTCCTGCGACTCAGTGCTGTGTGAACGAAACAGTCCTGCCCAAGTTCCAGATAGCGGACCTTGCATCGTGCCCGGATCGAGGTCCTCGGCCTGGGTATAGCCCTAGTGTCAATGGGTGCGGACCTGAGGGCTGGGGGTGGGCTATTCCTGATAAGTATGGGCTCGCTAATTTTGGCCCCTCATGTGATTCCCATGATACTTGCTATGGTACTTGTAATAGCTCGAAGGCTGGCTGTGACTCTTCGCTCAAGAGCCTGTTGGCTGCGGAGTGCGGACGCGTCTATCCCCAACCGCAGTCCCTGCGTCGAGCAGACTGTCTGGGGATGGTGGATAGATTCTATAATGCGGTGAATGAGGAGGGGGCAGGGGCGTACGATAAGGCGCAGAAAAAGGGATGTATTTGCTGTCAATAGTTTGGTTTGTGATGGATAGAGGGTGATGGCTATGAACGGTCTTCTTGGGAAGGCAGTTGCTTTCTTGTTAGCTGTTGGGTTGATTGGGGCCTGTTCTGAGCGTCCGGCTCAGGGCGACTCGCGTGCTGCATCCAGGAAGGAGCAGAGGACGCTCGAGTCGAGCATTTCGGGAGCCTGGGTGGGTGTTCGGACTGGTCCAGTCGATTCCGCAGGCGTGCGCTTTGTCCTTGAGGAGTCCGGCGGCCTGGTGACGGGGGTGATGTATTTCCAGGATCCTGACAACTCGCAGTATGTGGAGCGGGGAGCGGTTTCCGGAACCCGAAGCGGGAATGCTGTTCAGTGGACTGCAGGGCGTGCCTCTGTCGTGGGGACGGTGGCTGGGGATGAGATCTCCGGCACGTTTACCTACGCTGCCAGTGATGGAGACCCTGCGGTCTCGGCTCAGTTGGAGCTGGATCGATCCTCGTGCACACCTGAGACGGACATCGCGTTCTGCTCGCGCAGTGGTTTTGACTGTGGGACCTCTGTTGGCGTAGACAACTGTGGTGTCAGACGAGTTGTCGAGAGTTGTGGGACTTGCGCCGGTGGGACTGCTTGCACAGGGCAGAACAAGTGCGAGTAGCGGATTGAGGGCGACGACTCTAGTTGTACTGTTCGTCTTCGCCGAAGCTTGTTCTCGCTCTTGATGTCCTGAATGCCAGCCACCGGACCTTCCGCATGTGCCGAGAGAGTCTGGTGGCTTCAATGTGATCCGGCCTCGCGAATGGGTCTCTCGGCATAGCGGGTTCGATTCTTGCCGCCTCCACAGTGAGAAGCCCAGCAGCCGCGAGGTTGCTGGGCTTTTTGTTTGGGCGCAGGGTCCCTAGGTGTATCCCTCCGTAATCGACCGACTGTCGTAGCTCGGCGTAACAGGTCCTCCGGAGTTCGGCGAACCCGGTCTGGGTGAGTTCGGCTAAACCGGTCCACTCGGGGGGGGCTCGCTGACAGGCCACGCTGGCTTCCGTTGGAAAGGGATGTGGCGTGAGTAATCGGAGAGTGGAGAAGGAGCGGCTGCAGGAACTGGTGCGATTGCACCGCCTGGGCACACCCGCGAGGCAGGTGGCCCGGGTGCCCCTCATAGGAGTGGACGTGGAGCGCAACTACCGGCGCGTGCTGGAGGCGGCGGGGCTGCTGCAGGGCGACGTGCAGGGGCTGCCCGAGCTCGAGGTGCTCAAGGCCACGGTGCTGGCCGCGCGGCCCTCGGCCCCTCCACTGCCCCAGCAGCCGCACGGTTGCTGGGCTTTTGTTTTCGAGCCCACGGCCATGGCCCCTGGATTGCCCGCGCCAGCAGGCCGGCGTCGCGGAGCGGTTCGGACTGGAGAAGGGGCACGGGCTGGCCTGTCCGCGAGTGCTCGCACCATCACGAACCCATGCCCGTCTCCGGCGGGGAGGGCGAGGTGTCCCGCCAGCGAGGGGGCATCCGGGTTCTCGGCGAGGGACGGGAAGTGGAAAAGGCTGCCCCAACGCTCCTGGGCCTGCTGCTCTATCTCGCAGGCGACTTCGTACAGGTGCTCGTCGCTCGACGCCTGACTTCCGCAGCGCATCGTTACGCCACGCATCGGGAGACGTCTCCCTCCATCGCCGAGCTGCCTCGGCGAAGGGGGGAGCGACTCCAGTTCCTGGGAGCGCAAGGAGACCTGCTCGATGGATGTGCCAAGCGCGTAGCCCGTCTGCTGCATGAGGTGGAACACGACCGCGATGTGTTCTCGGCGCAACAGGAGTGCATCCACCTGGTCGAAAATCTCCGGTGCGATGGCTCGGCTCATGTCTGGGGGCATAGCCGAAGAGAGGGCGTCCTCGGCTCGCGCATGACGACGTTCACTGCCAACGCCAGCCTCGAGGGCGGCATCCAGGGCCCCCGCGTCTTCGGCTGAACGGAGTTGTTGATGCCACCGTGCCCAAGGCGCTCGTGAGCGTCGGCGCCCCATCTACGCGATGACAGACCCTCGCACGGGAGTCCTCCGCCGAAGGCCTGTCAGGCGCTCCCCCAATGCCTGAGCGTCAAGCTGCCCGACGGTCTCTGGGGGGCGCAATCCGTACCCAGCCCATACCCAGGTGTCGGCGGTGACCGCGTCGACTGGCCATGGATGGCCCATACCCGTCTGAGAGAGAATAGGCCCTGGCTTGCATCATCAATGGGCCCTGCGTGCGCAGGGCCGCTCGTGACATGGGAGGGGATAGATGAGCGAACAGGTGCCTTTTGATGCCGTGACCTTCGCGGAGAACCCGGATCCACGTTGTCCGTGCGTGCTCCTTCTGGATACGTCCGGCTCGATGGGAGGAGCCCCCATTGACGAACTCAATGCAGGGCTCGCGCAGTACCACGAAGAACTGTCTGCGGACGGCATCGCATCCAAACGAGTCGAGGTTGCCATTGTCACGTTCGGTGGACAGGTGCGGATTGTCTCCGACTTCGCCACGGCTCCTGGCTTCGTCTCACCCTCTCTAGAGGCCGGAGGGGAGACCCCCATGGGACAGGCAATCCTGAGTGCGACGGAGATGCTCCAGAAGCGCAAGGAGGCGTACCGGAAGAATGGCATTCTCTTCTACCGCCCCTGGATCTTCCTCATCACGGATGGACGACCGACGGATGCCTGGCAGGCCAGCGCCGAAAAGGTGAAACAGGGCGAGGCCACCAAGGCCTTCTCCTTCTTCGCTGTCGGTGTCGAGGGGGCCGACATGGGCATTCTCAAGCAGATCAGCGTCCGGGAACCGCTCAGGCTGAACGGGTTGCGCTTCAGGGACCTCTTCAAATGGCTCTCGAACTCGCAGCAAGCCGTGTCCCGCTCTCGGACCAACGATGAGGTTCCACTGTCGAACCCCACGGTGCCCGGTGGGTGGGCCTCGGTCTGAGAGGCGCTCGTGTGGAAGATCCTCAAAGACTCCATCGCGGGAACCTCTCATCAAGACACGGGAACCCCCTGCCAGGACAGCAACGAGGCTCGCTCCACCCAGCCCCAGGATGAGGACTTCCTCGTCCTGGCGTGCGCGGATGGCGCCGGCAGTGCGGAGTTCAGCCAGATAGGCTCCTCGCTGGCTTGCGAGTATTTCGTCGCGCGGGCCTGCGAGCACCTCCAGGCCGGGGTCACCATGAAGGACCTGGATGAAGCCACCCTGCTCGGATGGTTTCACTCAGTGCACGAGGCCCTTTCGGTAGAGGCCCAGCGACGAGAGCTGCTGCCCCGTCAACTCGCATGCACGCTCCTGGTGGCCATCATCGGCGAGCACTCAGCCATCTTCGCCCAGGTGGGAGACGGCGCCATCGTCATTCGTGAGGACAACGAGTATCGCGCGGTGTTCTGGCCTCAAGCCGGCGAGTACCTGAACACGACGAACTTCATCACGGAGCCCCACTTCGAGAAGTCATTCATGTGTGAGCGCCGGGAACAGATCGAGGAGGTTGCGCTGCTGACGGATGGGCTGCAGATGCTCGCGCTCAACTTCGCGGCCAAGGGAGTTCATCAACCCTTCTTCGCGCCGATGTTCGAGATGCTGCGGAGCGCCCCCGCTCACGAGGAACTCATCGTGCCGTTCAGGAGGTTTCTCGATTCTCCGAACGTCAATGCACGCACCGACGATGACAAGACCTTGATCCTCGCGACTCGGCGCAATGGCCATGCAGCCCCGACGCCTCGTTGACGGCACGGGCCGGACGGTGCAGCTCGGCCAGGAGCTGCGTCGTGGAGGGGAAGGCATCATCTTCGAGGTGACGGGCGCTCCCGGCTGCGTCGCCAAGGTTTTTCTGCGCACCCCGTCTCCCGAGAAGACTTCCAAACTCCTCTGGATGACCTCGAACCGGTCGGGCGAGTTGGAGAGGCTGGCGGCATGGCCTGTCGCAACGTTGCACGAACATCGCGGCGGCCCGCCGATGGGCTTCATCATGCCCCGTATCGAGGGATACAAAGAGATTCACAACCTCTACGGGTTGCAGAGCCGACGCCAACACTTCCCCAAGGCGGATTGGGCGTTTCTGCTCACCGCCGCCGCGAACTGTGCCGTCGCTTTCGACGCGGTTCATCAGCTCGGCCACGTCGTCGGAGACGTCAACGAAGGCAACCTGCTCGTTTCACCCAAGGACGCCACCGTTCGGCTCATCGACTGTGACTCCTTCCAGGTCGTGGCTGGCCATCGGGTGTTCTTGTGTGATGTGGCCACCGCGCTCTTCACTCCTCCAGAGTTGATAGGGCAGAACCTCAAGCAGGTCACTCGCCGTGCAACGCATGATCAATTCGGCCTCGCCGTCTTGATCTTCCACCTCCTGTTCCTCGGCCGGCACCCCTATTCTGGAAGGTTTCTGGGGATGGGGGAGATGTCGCCCGAGCGAGCGATCAGCGAGCACCGCTTCGCCTTCGGACGCAACGCAGCGGCCCTGCAGATGGCGGCCCCTCCTTTTGTGCCAGCGCTCGGCTTCCTCCCTCCCTCGGTGGGCGAATTGTTCGAGAGGGCGTTTGACCCTCATCCGGAGCGGGCAGGGCGGCCATCCGCCGAAGAGTGGACGCGGCATCTGCTGGGACTGCTCAAGCAACTGCGCACGTGCCCGAAGGACGCGAACCATCGCTA
Encoded here:
- a CDS encoding OmpA family protein, which encodes MRGTSSGHLPRWRPLSGSIIRLVVLGLMMASAAASAEPDPFSRGFDAVPVKPTPAQNSGIALEGTSSGEPVGSFRGALLFDFNWRILALKLGDEKLGDLLPYRLDAHLLFAYQLHERVELGVDLPITVLQGDNFHLLRDALNAPNFPGAAGVSRTTLGDMRVVPRLHLLDREQFPVGVSLVPEVRLPTGSADSFTGERGVLFAPRLAVEHRFGSLAVPIRVIGNVGMRLRKDAQYLNLRVGDELTLGGGAIAELPNMGRFTDVQATAEMHLGTPLVRPFNFDQADSLKTPWEALVGARAKIWGNWGLELNVGRGINLSSGYGREALRVMFGLRYDESFADSDGDNVPDHRDRCPNEAEDKDGFMDGDGCPDPDNDDDGVVDGEDSCPDVKGPKERKGCPEVDTDGDGITDEFDKCPEKPGPKDYDGCPDTDGDEVPDNEDDCPDQFGPPENNGCPFDSPPYVFVESDRIRIKGNVLFETGSAVIQKRSYPLLDEVATVLRKNPTLGPVLIEGHTDNRGSRQLNMGLSDRRARSVLDYLVSKSIERKRLSSAGFGFDRPIATNDTALGRAKNRRVDFKLVRSEVETEGKETVVPAGQQPPATKPSTGTTPPAAPSPAPAPKPSTAQSPAPAAKPPSTGTPALSPDSAATPKPPTNTTAPAASSSAADSKPSTSTAAPASGTPPASKSAPSSGTAPASKPATTSSAPAPSSGAATASKPAPASSAAPAPASKPATTRTPPAPKQAPASSSGAAPTPKPPASDGKAAPGAPGK
- a CDS encoding M16 family metallopeptidase, which encodes MKTQTLVSLTALLSLVGCASQQKPAPEPTPPPAQEATATPPAEAPPKAPSEVPAIPLRQPKPMELVVLARPDTPIVTFRLVFHSGSIDDPKGKEGLTALTATLMAEGGTQKLTSAQLLDALFPMAAELDTSVDKEFTTFSGRVHRDFLPRYLDILADVLLAPRMDAAELERLRTNAISTVENGLRSANDEGLGKAALDALIYEGHPYAHFIGGTVQGLKSITLDDVKAHAQRVFTQDRLVVGLAGAVDDALKQSLLSRLGTLPATGAPRVTLPTVTATSGRAVIIQKQTLSTAVSMGYVNPVRRGDPDFFPLAFALTHLGEHRQSIGLLFNELREKRGLNYGDYAYAEHFIEAPGTTYNRTNIARTQQDLTVWIRPVDPSHAMFATRGALYFLDQLVKEPIAQERFDLMRGFLQGYSRLWEQTDPRRLGYAIDSLFYGTPDYLEQYRQALTKMTPQSVQDVLRRRLHPSALNFAFVTQDAEALANSLRSGQPSPMTYASDKSQALLDVDKSIIGLPLPVRADAVTITPAQSFMEK
- a CDS encoding M16 family metallopeptidase; translated protein: MRRLLPLLLLLLGTALPALAQSTSSPTQAFPYTLKTDKLPNGLTVVRVPYPSQGIVSYVTVVRVGSRNEVEAGKTGFAHFFEHMMFKGTPRHPEGERERILGTFGFDDNAFTTDDITLYYSYGPTAGLPQLIDIEADRFRNLEYAEPSFRTEALAVLGEYHKSAAAPFLKMEETLNAAAFTKHTYRHTTLGFYEDIKAMPEAYQYSRDFFQRWYTPDNTLLFIVGDFDDDQVMKLVREHYGPWDRKTSTITVPTEPPQTQPRSAHVDWPQPTQPRQVLAWHTPAASANTNNAAIQTVLVAYLVGPTSPAYKQLVLEQQLVESIGSDYVDHRDPHLFTLTATLKDERHRDRVRLALLREVSKVAAGKVDAARVKAIQDNARYGALMALQTPRDVGIQLGWYAGILGTPDGLQRHLGHLAKVTPAQLSEFTKRYLQASKLTQLSLTPKVDTAGGTK
- a CDS encoding vWA domain-containing protein — its product is MSEQVPFDAVTFAENPDPRCPCVLLLDTSGSMGGAPIDELNAGLAQYHEELSADGIASKRVEVAIVTFGGQVRIVSDFATAPGFVSPSLEAGGETPMGQAILSATEMLQKRKEAYRKNGILFYRPWIFLITDGRPTDAWQASAEKVKQGEATKAFSFFAVGVEGADMGILKQISVREPLRLNGLRFRDLFKWLSNSQQAVSRSRTNDEVPLSNPTVPGGWASV
- a CDS encoding PP2C family serine/threonine-protein phosphatase codes for the protein MWKILKDSIAGTSHQDTGTPCQDSNEARSTQPQDEDFLVLACADGAGSAEFSQIGSSLACEYFVARACEHLQAGVTMKDLDEATLLGWFHSVHEALSVEAQRRELLPRQLACTLLVAIIGEHSAIFAQVGDGAIVIREDNEYRAVFWPQAGEYLNTTNFITEPHFEKSFMCERREQIEEVALLTDGLQMLALNFAAKGVHQPFFAPMFEMLRSAPAHEELIVPFRRFLDSPNVNARTDDDKTLILATRRNGHAAPTPR